One genomic segment of Gasterosteus aculeatus chromosome 6, fGasAcu3.hap1.1, whole genome shotgun sequence includes these proteins:
- the c6h10orf71 gene encoding cardiac-enriched FHL2-interacting protein translates to MTSAELRRSGRKSAGHRKHSDGGYSDTSSVGSYLDETDREVSNLTDRAFRSLCIGDEAVYNDSDLCSSSPCGQRDRQLAFCQRRQDGDGDDDNEREELDRTVHEGFRLKTQQYGPDQIHGPMYEAEIQRDPRWEINGERGQGRVSATFRHSFVETSQQEEYLGEEQLSFHSNGATESSMQQRRSRSRVSSLIRAFNSEGQRDGAGMDGKLREWNDETSWDKSALMSIRRELSEFSTSYQQNSGNFPSAGPFSPHDNNFHSHELAAAAHVNYASSFISSSHNRQSMSEQHCRSNFFIHSEFSPFKVWRDHSRFPFQQAGVSGFVHCSEFPKWYETPMYRELSLDAQPQGPYRYDERGIRHPRNTMAPAAPPALPRPTSTSTLLQKASAVEKRCESELTGHYPHKTWMQSPGTKRFPSQRPSTASPTSEMSRRVQDTISSVKALQQKIKMMTEQNSATGITANEQGGLCSNAPLNPFGNGAPNAVRGDTSTTPFSISHLLTPLVRHEAETTEVRHSAVSPQPVEHPPVRAESRGATPDVRVSSYKSRATGLLFNLKDNRKRVKSTYSPATFIRSETLEKNKHCSTQESRDTVIDIPDFPDRDVQLFQGEESSVESADSHQYVNQYNIPGWFTRQNSQTAHRGLYPEYTSRDYQRGRIQSDVVNPSEFTGFLPENNSSYQQPANGQTLHEDIWSFNPHKQDNANNVETPGGDLYRFEPSYTATEIPRLNADNNQPREDLISKANAEQHVNETLGREFTKVDGYEQLKENKHDYSNVSSEDRWRQTNTENLRLKTISPWKQEITALTDKEQHEESYQRADVMKERANSLNKKYRGENQFMDTFSYGINSHKKAELVSTNISNQQPQNAPFCYDTVARSAYSGQQQPGTLKDKSPHQKYNGHIHENEFKENNLTQKYNRHTDQQSNEDKSTQLQETRRRKQFTPIPKVYEKQSQPPTEQRPSHGPALANQVQVRHFVEVRTEPAVTEHMKVQRANAELSKPQHGDQVEPPAAAESAGLILAGTTGLEKVRADQARAEVTGQKRVNPARAEHFEEEKREQEEYGEKQPCCTRKEQTETGQIRAQKVTEEPTDITEEVGTEHGVQVKAIQAEAERLKKEHIKTELAKTEQAGRARLEEEVKLEEIRKQQVEAGQKTEVVEVEKVNANSILVEAVKQESGEEETVGASQFNADQLTTQINKAKVTKTDQTKLEQTKAEATRDMQERLSKTAAKQTETQQIKSEPGKVKTELAEIKAGEQKEKRDLPQIHHQREDIDVTGQYLDEANKGSEEYERLREKYGFIDTDSVSKNKASATGNVSLNGATTAASVVKVETTNSEKSKNSSSPRSKGETANTEEKEEVGVFKPTEMKESRFVYSESYKDFELSGGNHLPKNVDKMNDDSVEKLEKCDPLKQTDISQHRESIQFNSAQMLRLERNLKSTEHSAGPGKDQHFTPPRASSSKERAQTKQEILTSRIKAHAEKEISAIKEKGFAVRDGFIFKNSTKQLLGGLSYNIRQMPPSQEVPRKHESTIPSNTTTKHLMEPPGLQTETMKSVLPPSSAALSVRSAATSSQLVDLLLKQGPQEPMKSNYDAPKPLGEEKMGSYSMSTNEDMGENQKKDKPCEMKSTIQSKEQAPKNKRCDLEANQGETSGKPIEEHTDDLDKKKERPSQATALVKADDSESITTEKTESEAEAVHEDSAPSINLVFGQKEIPAADDSLQIMGIMVTVRERKRATDNSPGKSSIQEHMTVKECSNAEMDRFHPGLGLEVSDGNTSPEEVSAVQNTPPAVKQDPTRVDSNAHLQENPTSETRQNNVSENISGKRANHQLESSSINAKSQLHEQLDEQPVPSSVMLATKNEVAEIQPLLRNQEITTSQTKYYTNEMSEENSGKSILKDEEKRYTEETNLQKRQTTHTQNSMAKVANTVISYPKDSNAADAATLIKRDVQPLVKEEETTVINAYKSRNAEGERALPAEEKASYSITPNPNTKHQNKETHIGGTDQMHDKVHTGAIAVRVATAVTEKDNPNLAGKHHVNPVPSDLVAANEQKQVGSSVLEEKVISFNHEDRGKDFISGRSEKQVENCLEDTSGVQCVLSSAKKLSDSLKMSHQPDNTNANSGITQTKMAKPDKLNKSVKSVDESMIQLMVGDYFQVQSVAETSNEPHSSAKVGDSSEAVSKGEELPRLPPNKAAICHESCSEGKHEDPMLGYSKRKTVESSSVRKNRETEGNPASKQSYGPSERWSNENENTDAGQASHIVKHHGDNRSSSSARERQSTRSSIARKDQRVKEKPEIKPLPKERVSTIPEISAIADYARLKVIVSEDEENVIQEFPPNKKEGFFPLIQTRHSRRPVFTADPQDLSVKDKHLHNETEASPKVNKEAKPLVFPITEKEHQRTGMFKLADKEIQEKKPLDTKINECIPDTGAKHAQHLKDTNKSPTTPHKNQRSEEQESESGVCHVAQNIHHPNNPPVQATTSTSAVNEQRSTSVSQHLKALDGFNVQGSAATQRQRGAKQFEERNTSRLEEEKRAEDMRVKRLLEENRASVAKEERRAAQREEEKRAREREAIAMKIKQRREKQREAERKAREKQAAQKEEEMRTKQREEERQMQEIEEERLMMIEKGRRQKLREEEERRKEDKERRLKQREDEKAAQEEQQRRADHEEHQRRADQEEQQRRADQEEQQRRADQEEQQRRADQEEQQRRADQEKQQRKADQEEQQRKADQEEQQRKADQEEQQRRDDQEEQQRRADQEKQQRKADQEEQHRRADQEEQQRRADQEEQQRRDDQEEQQRRADLIEVQRQAKHNEERILAEIEAKKKIKQRERIQKQEQETEEQRGQQYIHEAFMRSQREEDERIINMIKQRQTEEERNRRLEENQEALKEEKRVAQEWMQAQREDEARAENRGGGGGEEEKSANDREKERDTQKRAAQRMDALQYYAITSKHTDRKPRERQLRSPPPSPQRHNLSGLASSEDSGSHTRSYRPHAPASPAPSLPRSNTSSPSLGGKPLMFRVKDNTIRGSSFTKSVKPRFHKNFGEDFRVGSPMERGSGREEDEQDLLRRSAGPPGCPDAGLKRESSALQTAYLSQDYSALLQQRKPYSRRSVVLDEDDSRSVISNMSEGGESFATSAADLADIRGLYDYERPESACSFSSGASRSLGKPPTVPPKSEKALRRAQRLTTRRIRKELTKIDGHAGVEKSLQDVSSVEERSASHQVVASPHFSSPISLAHAPTSGSGFPSSFTEHLSSHSPFYASPHATGPISLPLASPHAAVSLPDASFKASGTASHSAAPETIAHVPSSPTLYPANHQAPVTQYHVESSYPHSYPLTQRKVLQDLGSGQYFVVDVPVTVKTKTFFDPETGKYVQLNVRQSGQNYARPQPQQTHPQAQLQPRMHGKPQHQPADPSASKPAVLHQGNHDHPRDHQPPAATSVPRHSSSPPSTLHQDERPVVESHVHGYPAHQMGQKCEGHRYSPEKAPYMDTANDKGKTCSTVYNVHGPNEWCPENDANGRRAGGPVGENDDSAHSQCEPRDIIAISELEDFMEMSDW, encoded by the coding sequence ATGACTTCCGCTGAGCTGCGCCGTTCAGGCCGCAAGAGTGCAGGTCATCGAAAGCACAGTGATGGAGGCTACAGCGACACCTCAAGCGTTGGATCCTACCTGGACGAGACTGACCGCGAGGTCAGCAACCTGACGGATCGAGCATTCAGGAGTCTCTGCATTGGAGACGAGGCGGTTTACAACGACTCAGATCTCTGCTCGTCTTCTCCGTGcggccagagagacagacagctggCCTTTTGTCAGAGACGTCAGGACGGAGACGGAGATGACGATAACGAGAGGGAGGAGCTTGACAGGACTGTGCACGAAGGCTTCCGCCTTAAGACGCAGCAGTATGGACCGGACCAGATCCATGGCCCAATGTATGAAGCTGAGATACAGAGAGATCCACGTTGGGAGATTAATGGGGAAAGAGGGCAAGGGAGGGTTTCTGCCACATTCCGGCACTCCTTTGTGGAAACCTCTCAACAGGAAGAGTACCTGGGAGAAGAACAGCTTTCCTTCCACAGCAACGGAGCCACAGAGTCCAGTATGCAGCAACGTAGAAGCCGCTCAAGAGTTTCTTCTCTGATCAGAGCTTTTAACTCtgagggacagagggacggaGCAGGAATGGATGGTAAACTCAGAGAGTGGAACGATGAGACAAGCTGGGACAAATCTGCTCTGATGAGCATCCGAAGGGAACTTTCCGAGTTCTCTACGTCTTACCAGCAAAACAGTGGGAATTTCCCCTCAGCTGGTCCGTTCTCACCACATGACAACAACTTCCACTCCCACGAATTAGCAGCAGCGGCTCACGTAAATTATGCGTCGTCTTTTATAAGCTCATCCCACAATAGACAAAGCATGTCCGAGCAACACTGCCGGTCTAACTTCTTTATACACAGTGAGTTCAGTCCCTTCAAGGTATGGAGGGACCATAGCAGGTTTCCCTTCCAACAGGCCGGAGTCTCAGGGTTTGTGCACTGTTCAGAGTTCCCTAAATGGTATGAGACACCAATGTACAGGGAGCTTTCGCTGGATGCCCAACCACAGGGTCCCTATCGGTATGACGAGAGGGGTATCAGACACCCAAGAAATACCATGGCGCCCGCGGCTCCTCCCGCTCTTCCGCGCCCCACCTCAACGTCCACGTTGCTGCAGAAGGCTTCAGCCGTGGAGAAGCGCTGTGAGTCAGAGTTGACGGGTCATTACCCCCACAAGACGTGGATGCAGAGCCCGGGAACCAAAAGGTTCCCATCGCAACGGCCGTCGACCGCGTCGCCCACCAGTGAGATGTCTCGGCGCGTTCAGGACACCATCAGCTCCGTCAAAGCCCTTCaacaaaaaatcaaaatgatgaCGGAGCAAAATTCTGCAACAGGGATAACAGCAAATGAACAAGGAGGGCTCTGTAGCAATGCTCCTTTAAATCCTTTTGGCAACGGCGCACCAAATGCTGTCCGCGGTGACACAAGCACGACTCCCTTCAGCATCAGCCACCTGCTAACGCCTTTAGTCCGTCACGAAGCGGAGACGACAGAGGTCCGGCACTCCGCCGTTAGCCCTCAACCCGTGGAGCATCCTCCGGTGCGAGCAGAGAGCAGGGGAGCCACGCCTGATGTTCGGGTGTCCAGCTACAAATCCAGGGCCACGGGGCTACTCTTCAATCTCAAAGACAACAGGAAAAGAGTAAAAAGCACCTACAGTCCAGCCACATTTATACGATCAGAGAccctggagaaaaacaaacactgctcCACCCAGGAATCTAGAGATACTGTGATAGACATCCCTGATTTTCCGGATCGAGACGTGCAACTTTTCCAGGGAGAGGAATCCAGCGTGGAAAGTGCTGACTCACATCAATACGTAAACCAGTATAACATCCCTGGATGGTTTACAAGACAAAATTCTCAAACTGCACATAGAGGCCTGTATCCAGAGTACACATCAAGGGATTACCAGAGAGGTCGGATACAAAGTGATGTGGTTAATCCTTCTGAATTCACTGGCTTCTTACCTGAAAATAATTCCAGCTATCAGCAGCCGGCAAACGGACAGACTCTCCATGAAGACATATGGTCCTTTAATCCTCATAAGCAAGACAATGCCAATAATGTAGAAACTCCGGGAGGAGATCTATACCGGTTTGAGCCATCTTACACAGCTACAGAAATACCAAGGCTAAATGCTGACAACAATCAACCAAGAGAAGATTTAATAAGTAAGGCAAATGCTGAACAACATGTTAATGAAACATTGGGAAGGGAATTCACAAAGGTGGATGGATATGAGcaactgaaagaaaacaaacatgattaCAGTAATGTATCTTCGGAGGATAGgtggagacaaacaaacacagaaaatctCCGTCTGAAAACCATCTCTCCATGGAAACAAGAGATAACTGCTTTAACGGATAAAGAGCAACATGAAGAGTCTTACCAAAGAGCAGACGTGATGAAGGAGAGAGCAAACTCACTCAACAAAAAATACAGAGGAGAAAATCAGTTTATGGACACTTTTTCTTATGGTATAAATTCTCATAAAAAGGCTGAATTGGTCAGTACTAATATTTCAAACCAGCAGCCACAAAATGCTCCATTTTGTTATGACACTGTTGCAAGATCAGCATACAGCGGACAACAGCAACCTGGAACTTTAAAGGACAAAAGTCCACATCAAAAGTATAACGGACACATTCATGAAAATGAATTTAAGGAAAATAATTTGACACAGAAGTATAACAGACATACGGATCAACAATCTAATGAAGACAAAAGTACACAGTTACAAGAAACGCGCCGTAGAAAACAATTTACGCCGATTCCAAAGGTGTATGAAAAGCAAAGCCAGCCGCCGACCGAACAGAGACCGAGTCATGGACCTGCACTGGCAAACCAGGTACAAGTCAGGCACTTTGTCGAGGTCAGGACAGAACCGGCCGTGACAGAGCACATGAAAGTGCAACGCGCCAACGCAGAGCTGTCGAAGCCTCAGCACGGGGATCAAGTGGAGCCGCCTGCCGCAGCAGAGTCGGCTGGGTTAATTTTAGCAGGGACGACTGGTCTGGAGAAAGTCAGAGCGGATCAGGCCAGAGCAGAAGTAACGGGGCAAAAGAGAGTAAACCCGGCTAGAGCGGAACATTttgaagaggagaaaagagaacagGAAGAGTATGGAGAAAAACAACCATGTTGTACAAGAAAGGAACAAACAGAAACAGGGCAAATAAGAGCACAGAAGGTAACAGAGGAGCCTACAGACATTACGGAGGAAGTAGGAACTGAGCACGGTGTGCAGGTCAAAGCAATACAAGCTGAAGCTGAGAgactaaaaaaagaacacataaAAACTGAACTGGCAAAGACAGAACAAGCTGGACGGGCGAGATTGGAAGAAGAAGTAAAACTAGAGGAGATACGAAAGCAACAAGTTGAAGCGGGACAAAAGACTGAGGTGGTTGAAGTGGAAAAGGTCAACGCAAACAGCATTCTTGTTGAGGCTGTTAAACAAGAGAGCGGTGAGGAAGAAACAGTTGGAGCGAGTCAATTTAATGCAGATCAACTTACAACACAGATAAATAAAGCCAAAGTGACAAAGACAGATCAGACAAAGTTGGAACAAACCAAAGCAGAGGCAACGAGAGACATGCAGGAGAGGTTGTCTAaaactgcagcaaaacaaacagagacacaacagATCAAAAGTGAGCCGGGCAAAGTGAAGACAGAGCTGGCTGAAATTAaagcaggagagcaaaaagagaaaagagatcTTCCCCAAATACATCACCAAAGGGAAGACATAGATGTCACAGGGCAATATTTGGATGAAGCTAACAAAGGGTCTGAAGAGTATGAGCGTCTTCGAGAGAAATACGGTTTCATTGATACAGACTCTGtaagcaaaaacaaagcatccGCCACAGGAAATGTTTCCTTGAATGGTGCAACAACAGCCGCATCTGTCGTTAAAGTTGAGACGACAAATAGCGAAAAATCCAAAAACAGTTCTAGTCCTAGAAGCAAAGGTGAGACAGCcaacacagaagaaaaagaggaagtagGCGTTTTCAAACCCACTGAGATGAAAGAGAGCCGGTTTGTTTACAGTGAGTCATACAAAGACTTCGAATTATCTGGTGGAAATCATTTACCTAAAAATGTAGATAAAATGAATGATGACAGTGTTGAAAAGTTGGAAAAGTGTGACCCCTTGAAACAAACTGATATTTCACAGCACAGAGAGTCAATTCAGTTCAATTCAGCTCAAATGCTTCGTCTTGAAAGAAACCTGAAGTCCACTGAACACAGTGCAGGTCCGGGGAAAGATCAGCACTTCACTCCTCCCAGGGCATCGTCCAGCAAAGAGAGAGCTCAGACCAAGCAAGAGATTTTGACCTCCAGGATAAAAGCTCATGCTGAAAAAGAGATTTCAGCTATTAAAGAAAAGGGTTTTGCTGTAAGAGACGGGTTTATCTTCAAAAATTCTACAAAGCAATTATTAGGTGGTCTAAGTTATAATATACGACAAATGCCTCCATCACAGGAAGTGCCTAGGAAGCATGAAAGCACTATACCCAGTAATACAACAACGAAGCACCTGATGGAGCCTCCAGGACTACAGACAGAAACAATGAAGTCTGTTTTACCTCCCAGCTCGGCTGCATTATCTGTTAGGTCTGCAGCAACTAGCAGTCAGCTAGTCGACCTGCTACTAAAACAAGGTCCCCAAGAACCAATGAAGAGCAACTACGATGCACCAAAACCACTCGGAGAAGAAAAGATGGGGAGTTATTCCATGAGCACAAATGAGGACATGGGagaaaatcaaaagaaagaTAAACCATGTGAAATGAAGTCAACAATACAAAGTAAAGAACAAGCCCCCAAAAACAAGCGATGCGACTTGGAGGCCAATCAAGGAGAAACCTCTGGAAAACCGATAGAAGAACACACTGACGAtttggacaaaaagaaagagcGTCCATCACAAGCTACGGCTCTGGTCAAAGCAGACGACTCTGAAAGCATAACGACAGAAAAGACTGAGAGTGAAGCTGAAGCAGTTCACGAGGACTCAGCACCTTCAATAAATCTGGTCTTTGGTCAGAAGGAGATCCCAGCCGCAGATGACAGCTTGCAGATTATGGGAATAATGGTAACTGTGCGGGAAAGAAAGCGAGCTACGGACAACAGTCCGGGCAAGAGCAGCATTCAGGAACACATGACAGTAAAAGAGTGCAGTAATGCAGAGATGGATAGATTTCATCCTGGCTTGGGTCTGGAAGTAAGTGATGGAAATACATCTCCAGAAGAAGTTAGTGCTGTACAGAACACTCCTCCTGCAGTGAAGCAAGATCCAACTAGAGTTGATAGTAATGCTCATCTGCAGGAAAATCCAACATCAGAGACAAGACAGAACAATGTGTCTGAAAACATCAGTGGGAAAAGGGCTAATCACCAGCTGGAGAGTTCTTCTATAAATGCTAAGTCACAACTCCACGAACAATTGGATGAACAACCTGTGCCCTCCTCAGTCATGTTAGCAACTAAAAATGAAGTGGCTGAAATTCAACCCCTTCTCCGCAACCAAGAAATAAcgacaagtcaaacaaaatactaCACAAATGAAATGTCAGAGGAAAACTCAGGAAAAAGCATATtgaaagatgaagaaaagagaTATACTGAAGAGACGAATCTTCAGAAAAGGCAAACAACACATACACAGAACTCTATGGCCAAAGTGGCGAATACAGTAATCAGCTACCCAAAAGATTCAAACGCCGCTGATGCTGCAACTCTGATCAAACGCGATGTCCAGCCATTAGtgaaagaggaagagacaaCTGTCATAAACGCATACAAAAGCAGGAACGCAGAAGGCGAGCGTGCGCTCCCCGCGGAAGAAAAGGCCTCTTACTCAATTACACCAAATCCGAATACCAAACATcagaacaaagaaacacacattgGAGGAACTGATCAAATGCATGATAAAGTGCATACGGGCGCCATTGCCGTCAGAGTTGCAACAGCAGTAACTGAGAAGGACAACCCAAATTTGGCGGGAAAACATCATGTCAACCCTGTTCCTTCTGACTTGGTTGCTGCTAATGAACAAAAGCAAGTTGGTTCATCGGTTCTTGAAGAAAAAGTAATCTCTTTCAACCATGAAGACAGAGGCAAAGACTTTATTTCAGGAAGAAGTGAGAAGCAGGTGGAAAACTGTTTAGAAGACACATCTGGAGTTCAATGTGTGTTGTCAAGTGCAAAGAAACTGTCTGATTCATTAAAAATGAGCCATCAACCGGACAACACGAATGCAAACAGTGGGATTACTCAAACTAAAATGGCAAAGCCTGATAAGTTAAACAAAAGTGTGAAGTCCGTGGATGAATCAATGATACAACTAATGGTAGGAGACTACTTTCAAGTTCAAAGCGTAGCAGAAACAAGTAATGAACCACACAGCTCTGCAAAGGTTGGAGATTCGTCAGAGGCTGTTTCAAAGGGAGAGGAACTTCCGAGATTGCCACCCAACAAGGCAGCTATCTGCCATGAGTCATGCTCTGAAGGAAAACATGAAGACCCAATGTTGGGTTACAGTAAGAGGAAAACAGTTGAATCAAGTTCTGTTAGAAAGAACCGAGAAACTGAAGGTAATCCGGCCTCCAAACAAAGTTATGGTCCCTCAGAGAGATGGAGTAATGAAAATGAGAACACAGATGCAGGTCAAGCTAGTCATATCGTAAAACATCATGGAGACAATCGGTCCAGTTCGTCAGCAAGGGAAAGACAGAGTACAAGAAGTTCTATTGCAAGGAAGGACCAAAGGGTCAAAGAAAAGCCTGAAATAAAACCATTACCAAAAGAAAGGGTGTCCACAATACCTGAGATTTCAGCAATTGCAGACTATGCaagattaaaagtaattgttTCAGAAGACGAGGAAAACGTAATTCAGGAATTCCCACCCAATAAAAAGGAGGGATTCTTTCCGCTAATACAAACTCGTCATAGCAGACGTCCAGTGTTCACTGCTGACCCACAAGATCTCTCTGTGAAGGACAAACATTTGCACAATGAAACGGAAGCCAGCCCTAAAGTGAACAAAGAGGCCAAACCTTTAGTATTTCCCATAACAGAGAAAGAACACCAACGGACAGGAATGTTCAAGCTGGCAGACAAAGAAATACAAGAGAAAAAGCCTTTGGATACCAAAATCAATGAATGTATCCCAGACACAGGGGCAAAACATGCACAACAtctcaaagacacaaacaaatcacCAACAACTCCCCATAAGAACCAAAGAAGTGAAGAACAGGAATCTGAATCTGGAGTTTGTCATGTTGCACAAAATATTCATCATCCAAACAATCCTCCCGTTCAAGCAACAACCTCAACTTCTGCTGTGAACGAGCAGAGAAGCACTTCTGTGTCACAACACCTGAAGGCCCTTGATGGGTTCAACGTACAGGGAAGCGCAGCAACGCAACGGCAGAGAGGAGCAAAACAGTTTGAGGAGAGAAACACTTCTAGGCtagaagaggagaaaagagcaGAAGACATGAGAGTGAAACGTTTGCTGGAGGAGAATAGAGCTTCTGTGgccaaagaggagagaagagccgctcagagagaagaagagaagagagcaaGAGAGCGGGAGGCCATCGCCATGAAAATCAAGCAGAGACgggaaaaacagagagaggcagaaagaaaagcgagagaaaaacaagctgctcaaaaggaagaggagatgagaacaaagcaaagagaagaagaaagacaaatgCAGGAAATTGAGGAGGAGAGGTTGATGATGATCGAGAAGGGGCGAAGACAAAAattgagagaggaggaagagcggagGAAAGAGGACAAGGAGAGGAGGTTGAAACAGCGAGAGGATGAAAAGGCCGCACAAGAGGAGCAACAAAGGAGAGCTGATCATGAGGAGCATCAGAGGAGAGCTGATCaagaagagcagcagaggagagctgatcaagaggagcagcagaggagagctgatcaagaagagcagcagaggagagctgatcaagaggagcagcagaggagagctgatcaagagaagcagcagaggaaagccgatcaagaggagcagcagaggaaagccgatcaagaggagcagcagagaaaagccgatcaagaagagcagcagaggagagacgatcaagaggagcagcagaggagagctgatcaagagaagcagcagaggaaagcCGATCAAGAAGAGCAGCACAGGAGAGCTgatcaggaggagcagcagaggagagctgatcaggaggagcagcagaggagagacgatcaagaggagcagcagaggagagctgATCTGATTGAGGTGCAAAGGCAAGCTAAACATAACGAAGAAAGAATACTTGCTGAGATTGAGgcgaaaaagaaaattaaacagaGGGAAAGGATACAAAAACAGGAGCAGGAGACTGAAGAGCAGAGGGGACAACAATATATACATGAAGCATTCATGAGAagtcagagagaggaagatgaaAGGATTATAAACAtgataaaacaaagacaaactgaaGAGGAAAGGAACAGACGCCTGGAGGAGAATCAAGAAGCcctgaaagaagagaagagagtaGCACAAGAATGGATGCAAGCTCAAAGAGAGGATGAGGCCAGGGCtgaaaacagaggaggaggaggaggagaagaagagaagtcagcaaatgacagagaaaaggagagagacaCTCAGAAGAGGGCAGCACAGAGGATGGATGCTCTTCAGTACTACGCCATTACCTCAAAACATACAGACAGGAAGCCAAGAGAAAGACAGCTACGCtcccctccaccttctccacaaagacacaatctgTCAGGGCTCGCCTCAAGTGAGGACTCAGGATCCCACACTAGGTCTTATAGGCCACATGCTCCTGCATCTCCAGCTCCATCTCTGCCTCGCTCCAacacctcctctccctctctgggaGGCAAGCCCTTAATGTTCAGGGTGAAGGATAACACCATTAGAGGTTCTTCCTTCACCAAGTCGGTCAAACCACGCTTCCATAAGAACTTTGGGGAAGATTTCCGGGTAGGTTCACCTATGGAAAGGGGgtcagggagagaagaggacgaGCAGGACTTACTTAGACGCAGTGCTGGACCTCCTGGCTGCCCTGACGCAGGGTTAAAGAGAGAATCTTCTGCTCTTCAAACAGCATATTTATCCCAGGATTACTCAGCCCTTCTCCAGCAGCGGAAGCCTTACTCCAGGAGGAGCGTCGTCTTGGATGAGGACGACTCGCGTTCCGTCATCAGCAATATGTCAGAGGGCGGGGAGAGTTTTGCCACCAGCGCAGCCGACCTGGCGGATATACGAGGCCTGTATGACTACGAGAGGCCAGAATCCGCCTGTAGTTTCAGCAGTGGAGCCTCCCGTTCTTTGGGAAAGCCTCCGACTGTCCCCCCCAAGAGCGAGAAAGCCTTGCGCAGAGCGCAAAGGTTGACGACTCGGAGAATCAGGAAGGAGTTGACCAAAATCGACGGCCATGCTGGAGTTGAGAAATCTCTTCAAGACGTCTCGAGTGTTGAGGAACGCTCCGCCAGCCACCAAGTTGTGGCCTCCCCTCATTTTTCCTCACCTATCTCCCTTGCTCATGCCCCAACATCTGGGTCTGGCTTTCCCTCTTCGTTCACAGAGCACCTTTCTTCTCACAGCCCATTCTATGCTTCCCCTCATGCCACTGGTCCTATCTCCCTCCCATTGGCTTCACCTCATGCCGCCGTTTCCCTCCCCGATGCCTCTTTTAAAGCATCTGGCACTGCTTCCCACTCTGCTGCTCCTGAGACGATTGCTCATGTTCCTTCTTCTCCAACTCTCTATCCCGCCAACCACCAAGCCCCAGTGACACAGTACCATGTAGAGTCAAGCTACCCCCACTCCTACCCACTGACCCAGCGTAAGGTGCTGCAAGACCTCGGCTCTGGTCAGTATTTCGTGGTGGACGTGCCCGTTACAGTGAAAACGAAGACGTTCTTCGATCCGGAGACGGGAAAGTACGTCCAGTTGAATGTGCGCCAGTCGGGCCAGAACTACGCCCGACCTCAGCCCCAGCAGACACACCCACAAGCCCAGCTCCAACCCCGAATGCACGGCAAGCCTCAACATCAGCCCGCGGACCCGTCAGCCAGCAAGCCTGCCGTGCTTCATCAAGGCAACCACGATCATCCCCGAGACCACCAACCTCCAGCCGCCACCTCCGTACCCCGCCACAGTTCATCACCCCCCTCGACTCTCCACCAGGACGAACGTCCCGTGGTGGAGAGCCACGTTCACGGATATCCAGCCCATCAAATGGGACAGAAATGTGAGGGGCATCGCTACAGTCCAGAGAAGGCTCCATACATGGACACGGCTAATGACAAAGGAAAAACATGTAGCACAGTCTACAACGTACATGGACCAAATGAGTGGTGCCCGGAGAATGATGCAAACGGCCGGCGCGCAGGAGGCCCGGTTGGTGAAAATGATGACTCAGCCCACTCCCAGTGTGAGCCCCGAGATATAATAGCCATCAGCGAACTGGAAGACTTTATGGAGATGTCTGACTGGTGA